A stretch of DNA from Halorubrum sp. BOL3-1:
TTCGCCAGCAGGGCGACGACTGTCATACGGGAACGCGGCGCGGGAGCGCCTTCAAGTCGCCGTTTCGGGCCGGAACCGGCCGGCCGCTCAGGAGAAGTCGCGCCGCATCGCGATCTCGAACCAGGGACAGAGCCGGAGCTGCCGGTACAGCGCGGGATTCCGGTGGAGGTGTTCGTAGTCGGCCCACAGCATGCCGCCGATCTCCTCCTCGTCGGGGTCGAGCGCGGTGTCGTCGAGGGTGACCTTCAGCACCGCACACACCTCCCACTCGACGCCCTCGTTGGGGTAGTAGCGCTTGTACTCGAACTTGTCCGTCACCCGGAGATCGTCGTACTGGTCGGGCGCGATGCCGAGCTCCTCTTCGAGGCGCTGTTCGGTGGCCGCCTCCTGCGACTGCCCCTCGACCGGGTGGGAGGCGACCGTGCCGTCCCAGTGGCCGTCCCACAGGCGCTTGTCCGGCGCGCGCTGAGCCAACAGAATCCGGCCGTCCCGGTCGAAGACGAGACAGGTGAACGCGCGGTGGCGGATCCCGTCGCCCGTGTGCGCGTCGAGCCGGTTCACCGTGTCCTGCGCGACGTCGTCGGGGTCGACGGCGATTACGTCCTGGAGCGCGTTCTCGTGGTCCGCGTCGCTCGTGGCGCCGGTTTCGCTTGCTCCCTCGCTGGCGGGGTCCCCCGGCGCGGTCGCGTCTTCGGAACTCATGCGCGTTACGTTGCGGACCAGGGCTAATAAGGGTTCGATACGCCGGTCGGTCGTCTGCGACTGTCGTCGCTCCTCCCGACTCGCCGGCGCTTCCCCCTCGTCTCGCCGGCGCTTCGACGGTCTTAACCGCGTCCCGGCGCTACTTCGCGCGGATGAGTAACCCGGCGCTTGACGTCGTCGAGTTCGTGTTGACGACGCACTTCTACACGCAGGACCGCGACCTCGACGAGAACGACCTGCCCCCTCGATTCCGGCAGGTGTTCTGGTCGGCCGACGCCGCCGAGGACGCCCCCGGCGGCGTGGAGCGACCGCTGAAGGCGACCGACGAGACCACCCGCACCGCGACGGGGGTCGAGCGGCCGTGGGAGGCGGTCTCCGACCTCCTCTTCACCCAACGCACGGAGTTCTCCGGCGAGATCTCCCTGACCCAGCCGGCGATGGGGCTGGAGTGGTACCGCGATCGCGCGGACGACGACCGGATTGGCGGAAATCCGACGATCGTCGCCGCCTTTGAGACCGCCGAGGAAATGGAGGCGCCGGTGACCCGCGAGGAAGCCAGAGACGATGTGCGGCCGGTTCAGGCCGACCGCGTCTGGATCGACGCGCTCCTCGGAGAGTACTTCGACGAGGAGGAGGACGCGGAGATGCTCGACCTCGTTAACGTCCGCGCGCCGGAGGAGATCGAGACGACGCTGGCCGACCTCGTGTTGACCGGCGACCAGGAGGGCGAGATCCAGAAGATCGTCAAGGCGATCGAACACCGCGAGTACCTCGCGGAGATCGGCCTCCGCGAGATCGGGAAGCTGCTGTTCGTCGGCCCGCCGGGAACCGGAAAGACGACTGTGTCGCGGGCGCTCGCCCACGAGCTCGGGCTCCCGTTCGTCGAGGTCAAACTGTCGATGATCACGAGCCAGTACCTCGGTGAGACGTCGAAGAACGTCGAAAAGAGCTTCGAGGTCGCGAAGCGGCTCTCGCCGTGTATCCTCTTCATCGACGAGTTCGACTCGGTGGCGAAGACCCGCCGCTCGGACGAGCACGCGGCGCTGAAGCGCGCGGTCAACACCCTGCTCAAGTCGATCGACGAGGTGTCGCTGGTCCGCGACGAGGTCCTCCTCATCGGGGCGACGAACCACCCGGACCAGCTCGACGCGGCCGCGTGGCGCCGGTTCGACGAGATCGTCAATTTCCCCAAGCCGGATCGCGACATGCGCGCGGACATCCTCCGCGTGGTGACGAAGGAGATGCGGATCGCCGACTTCGACCCCGAGGAGGTCGCGGACCGGACGGGCGGACTCACCGGCTCCGACCTCCGGATGGTCCTCCGGGAGGCCGTCCTCGGCGCGCTCACGGAAGACCGGATGACGATCACGCAAGAGGACGTGATGGCGGCCGTCGAGGACTTCGAGGAGCGCGACAACCTCAAGAACATGGACATGATCGACGGGGAGGGCGCCGAGGTGCTGGGCGAGACGGGGTCGAACGACGCCCACGATCACGAGGAGCACGATCATGATCACGGCGATCACGGTCACGGCGAGAACGACGGTCACGAGGAGAGTTCGGCGGACCCGACTCGCGGCGCGGAGCCGCAGGGACGAACGCAGGACTGAGGCGAACGGTCGGATTCATCGACGCCGATTTTCGTGTGGGGAGACGCCGGTGAGTCCCGCTCGTTCAGACGCGAGAACGGGCGAAACGGCCGGGGCGTTCGAGCGTAGTTATAAATCGCTGATCGACACGGAGACCACCGAAGCCCCAGCCGCTCGCTACGACGTAGTCGCTACCGACGCTCCAACGGAGACCGCCAAAGCCCCAGCCTCGCGGTTCGCGCTCTCCGAGCGCTCACCTTGCCCTCGCGCGTGCTGAGCCGTGCTGAGCCGCGGCTTATCGGCCGCTCGCAGGCACGCAGGGAGGCGCGACGCGCCTCTTACAGCCGGCGGCAGAGCCGCCGGCGACGCCACAGCACCGCAGATCGGTCGTTCCTCTCCCCGTACTGACTGATCATCGTCGGACGCCGACGACCGTGTAGCCGAATCCCCGGTCGACGATCCGTGGGTCGAGGTCGACGGCGTCCATCGCGGCCGCGAGGTCGTCCGGCGCGCGGAATCGCGAGTCCATCCCGATCGCGTGTTCGCCGGCGACCAGCAGTCGCCCGAGCGGGTGGTCCGGGTTGAACTCGCGGACGACGAGCGCGCCGCCGGGCGCGAGGGCGCGCGCCGCCTCCGCGAGCGCGGCGTCGTGATCGGGCAGGTGGTGGAGCGCGTCGACGACCGTGACCGCGTCGACGCTCGCGTCCCCGAACGGCAGTCGCCCCGCGTCGGCGGCGAGACCGGCGAGTCCGCGGGCGCGACGCGCCCGTGAGAGCATCTCAACGGAGGCGTCGACGACCGTGATATCGGGACCGGCCAGCGCGGCCGCCGCCCGCCCCGATCCCCCGCCGACGTCGAGGAGGCGCTCGATCGGCCGCGTCGCGTGGTCGAGTCCGGCGGCCAGCGCCGCGCCGTCCGCCGGCGGCATCGCGAGGTCGTACAGCGGCGCCACCCGGTCGAAGAAGTCCACGTCGCCGGTTCCGTACATGGACGCAGCGAGTGCCGCGACGAACAAAGGGCCACCGACCCCGTTTAGGGGCCCGCCGCCGTACGACCCCCATGGAGTACGCGCTCGTGTGTCGCCCCGGCGAGGGCGCGACCCTGCGGCTCGACTACCGAGCGTTCGCGTACGCCGGGAAGTTCGTCGTCGGCGCGCCGGGGAAGTCGGTCATCCGGACGCCGGACGGAAGCCCGGCCGCGCCCGACTGGGAGCCGAACGAACCGCTGCCGGACACGGTCGACCCTGCGGCGTTCGAGGGGGACGTGATCGCGGCCGTCTCCTTCTCGCCCGACCGGACCGACCCCGACTGCTGCCGGATCCGGTACGTCACGGTTCACGCCGCGCGGCGCGGCGAGGGAATCGGGCCGCGGCTGATCGACGAGACCGTCGCTGGCCTGGCCGCCGACGGCTTCGACCGCGTGAAGATCGCCGTGAACAACCCGTTCGCCTACGAGGCGTGTCACAAGTGCGGCTTCGGATACACCGGCGAGCGCACGGGGCTCGCCGAACTGGAACTCGAACGCCCGGCCGACGCGCCCGCCCGCGTCGACCCCGAGCGGTACCGCGACGGGATGGGGGCGTTCCGCGAGACTGACGGCGAACTGAGCCGAGCGGAGCGTCGGTTCGTTGCCGAGCGACTGGAGCGCGGGCCGCCGGTGGTCGGTTCGGACGAGGAAAGGGGCGGAGACCGAGGTCAGAGCTAGTTGAGCGCCCAGATGGCGTAGTTGAGCGCGGTCGCGAAGCAGACCCACGCGAGGTACGGGACCACGAGCGCCGCGGCCCGCCGGTCGACGCGGTCGAAGGCGCGGATCGTCGCGACGACTAGGGGGAGGAGGACGGCGAGGACGACGAGACCGAGGTCGTCGCGTTCGAGCCCCCAGAAGACCGGCGACCACGCGACGTTGACCGCGAGCTGAACGCCGAACAGCGCGAGCGCGGTCCGGACCCGCCCCGCCGACGCCGCACCGTCGCGTCCGGCGAGGTACACGAGCGCGGCCGCGGCACCGAGCAGCGCGTACAGAATCGGCCAGACGACGCCGAACGCCCAGCTCGGCGGGTAAAAACCCGGTAGTTCCAGCGCCGCGAACCAGGCGCTCTGGGT
This window harbors:
- a CDS encoding NUDIX domain-containing protein, which produces MSSEDATAPGDPASEGASETGATSDADHENALQDVIAVDPDDVAQDTVNRLDAHTGDGIRHRAFTCLVFDRDGRILLAQRAPDKRLWDGHWDGTVASHPVEGQSQEAATEQRLEEELGIAPDQYDDLRVTDKFEYKRYYPNEGVEWEVCAVLKVTLDDTALDPDEEEIGGMLWADYEHLHRNPALYRQLRLCPWFEIAMRRDFS
- a CDS encoding TspO/MBR family protein, with translation MATTATSRLPDRRDAFLIAAAAVGVNLIGALGVPFTTTQSAWFAALELPGFYPPSWAFGVVWPILYALLGAAAALVYLAGRDGAASAGRVRTALALFGVQLAVNVAWSPVFWGLERDDLGLVVLAVLLPLVVATIRAFDRVDRRAAALVVPYLAWVCFATALNYAIWALN
- a CDS encoding ATP-binding protein; translation: MSNPALDVVEFVLTTHFYTQDRDLDENDLPPRFRQVFWSADAAEDAPGGVERPLKATDETTRTATGVERPWEAVSDLLFTQRTEFSGEISLTQPAMGLEWYRDRADDDRIGGNPTIVAAFETAEEMEAPVTREEARDDVRPVQADRVWIDALLGEYFDEEEDAEMLDLVNVRAPEEIETTLADLVLTGDQEGEIQKIVKAIEHREYLAEIGLREIGKLLFVGPPGTGKTTVSRALAHELGLPFVEVKLSMITSQYLGETSKNVEKSFEVAKRLSPCILFIDEFDSVAKTRRSDEHAALKRAVNTLLKSIDEVSLVRDEVLLIGATNHPDQLDAAAWRRFDEIVNFPKPDRDMRADILRVVTKEMRIADFDPEEVADRTGGLTGSDLRMVLREAVLGALTEDRMTITQEDVMAAVEDFEERDNLKNMDMIDGEGAEVLGETGSNDAHDHEEHDHDHGDHGHGENDGHEESSADPTRGAEPQGRTQD
- a CDS encoding class I SAM-dependent methyltransferase, producing the protein MYGTGDVDFFDRVAPLYDLAMPPADGAALAAGLDHATRPIERLLDVGGGSGRAAAALAGPDITVVDASVEMLSRARRARGLAGLAADAGRLPFGDASVDAVTVVDALHHLPDHDAALAEAARALAPGGALVVREFNPDHPLGRLLVAGEHAIGMDSRFRAPDDLAAAMDAVDLDPRIVDRGFGYTVVGVRR
- a CDS encoding GNAT family N-acetyltransferase, producing MEYALVCRPGEGATLRLDYRAFAYAGKFVVGAPGKSVIRTPDGSPAAPDWEPNEPLPDTVDPAAFEGDVIAAVSFSPDRTDPDCCRIRYVTVHAARRGEGIGPRLIDETVAGLAADGFDRVKIAVNNPFAYEACHKCGFGYTGERTGLAELELERPADAPARVDPERYRDGMGAFRETDGELSRAERRFVAERLERGPPVVGSDEERGGDRGQS